In Gossypium hirsutum isolate 1008001.06 chromosome D06, Gossypium_hirsutum_v2.1, whole genome shotgun sequence, one genomic interval encodes:
- the LOC107900092 gene encoding carboxy-terminal domain RNA polymerase II polypeptide A small phosphatase 2, with amino-acid sequence MTLKMEKKMQKKSIMRDSNYDYQHHRQLLPRNNNHQRKRSSILKRKYFSVISFITKSIKKCHRRLIEFFSKLEGAKHRGKGFVILHREEAGRCQTNLSARLQLEFKDDVDLPNILALGEKNWTRLLPPLASDKMRTIVLDLDETLVHSSPDPPPETYDFMIKPSIYGLMMNFYVLKRPGVDEFLEAISKKYEVVVFTAGLEPYASLLLDILDPKGLISHRLYRDSCKQLGRGRFIKDLSKIGRDLKQVVIVDDNPKSYTLQPANAIPIKRFEDDIEDRELEKLMVFFERNCDGLKDMRDAVKQYLDGNDTKRQPLSL; translated from the coding sequence ATGACATTGAAGATGGAAAAGAAGATGCAAAAAAAGTCCATCATGCGTGATAGTAATTACGATTACCAGCATCACCGCCAATTACTTCCTCGCAACAATAACCATCAGCGTAAGAGATCATCtatattgaaaagaaaatatttttctgTAATTTCTTTCATAACAAAGTCCATTAAAAAATGCCACCGTCGCCTTATTGAGTTTTTCTCCAAATTGGAGGGTGCAAAACACCGAGGGAAAGGCTTTGTTATCCTCCATCGGGAAGAGGCTGGCAGATGCCAAACCAATTTGAGCGCTAGACTTCAACTTGAATTCAAGGATGATGTTGATCTACCTAATATTCTTGCACTGGGAGAAAAAAATTGGACCCGGTTGCTTCCTCCGTTAGCTTCAGACAAAATGAGAACCATCGTTCTCGATTTGGACGAGACCCTAGTGCATTCAAGTCCAGACCCACCTCCGGAaacatatgatttcatgattaaaCCAAGCATTTATGGTTTAATGATGAACTTCTACGTATTGAAACGACCCGGGGTGGATGAATTCTTGGAAGCAATCAGTAAGAAATACGAGGTGGTAGTTTTCACCGCTGGGCTTGAGCCATACGCCTCATTACTGCTCGATATTCTAGACCCCAAAGGCTTGATATCTCACCGTTTATACAGAGATTCATGCAAGCAATTAGGGCGAGGAAGATTTATTAAGGACTTGTCGAAGATCGGGAGAGACCTTAAACAAGTTGTGATTGTTGACGATAACCCTAAATCCTACACTTTGCAACCTGCAAATGCGATCCCCataaaaagatttgaagatgacatagaagACAGGGAATTGGAGAAGCTGATGGTGTTCTTCGAAAGGAATTGCGATGGTTTGAAGGACATGAGAGATGCGGTTAAACAATATTTAGATGGCAATGATACAAAGAGGCAACCTCTGAGTTTATGA